In a genomic window of Enterobacter asburiae:
- the hemP gene encoding hemin uptake protein HemP — protein MSPTDNSAATPAKTHTAPSPAPGDRRIDSKTLLGDEGRVIIEHDGQHYLLRQTNAGKLILTK, from the coding sequence ATGTCACCTACGGATAACAGCGCGGCAACGCCAGCAAAAACACACACAGCACCGTCCCCGGCCCCTGGCGATCGCCGCATCGACAGCAAAACTCTGCTGGGTGATGAGGGCCGGGTGATTATCGAGCATGACGGCCAGCACTACCTGCTGCGCCAGACGAATGCCGGAAAATTGATCCTCACAAAATAA
- the aroH gene encoding 3-deoxy-7-phosphoheptulonate synthase AroH produces MNKTDELRTARIDSLVTPAELAERHPVSATVAEHVTASRRRIEKILNGEDRRLLVVIGPCSIHDLDAAMDYAKRLQGLRDKYQHRLEIVMRTYFEKPRTVVGWKGLISDPDLNGSYRVNHGIELARKLLLQVNELGVPTATEFLDMVTGQFIADLISWGAIGARTTESQIHREMASALSCPVGFKNGTDGNTRIAVDAIRASRASHMFLSPDKSGHMTIYQTSGNPYGHIIMRGGKKPNYHAEDIAAACETLAEFDLPEHLVVDFSHGNCQKQHRRQLDVCDEICQQIRSGSTAVAGIMAESFIKEGTQKIIAGQQMVYGQSITDPCLSWEDSELLLEKLAAAVDSRF; encoded by the coding sequence ATGAATAAAACCGATGAACTCCGCACGGCGCGCATAGACAGCCTGGTCACCCCGGCTGAACTGGCCGAGCGGCACCCCGTTTCCGCCACGGTCGCGGAACATGTGACGGCCTCCCGCCGCCGCATTGAAAAAATCCTCAATGGTGAAGACAGGCGTCTTCTGGTGGTGATTGGCCCCTGCTCCATCCACGATTTGGATGCGGCAATGGACTATGCAAAACGCCTTCAGGGGCTGCGGGATAAATACCAGCATCGCCTTGAGATTGTGATGCGCACCTACTTTGAAAAACCGCGTACCGTGGTGGGCTGGAAAGGGCTGATTTCCGACCCTGACCTTAACGGCAGCTATCGCGTGAACCACGGCATCGAACTGGCGCGCAAGCTGCTGTTGCAGGTCAACGAGCTGGGCGTGCCGACGGCCACCGAATTTCTCGATATGGTGACCGGGCAGTTTATCGCCGATCTGATCAGCTGGGGCGCGATTGGCGCGCGGACCACCGAAAGCCAGATCCACCGCGAGATGGCCTCCGCCCTCTCCTGTCCGGTCGGCTTTAAAAACGGGACCGACGGCAATACCCGTATCGCGGTAGATGCGATCCGCGCCTCGCGTGCCAGCCACATGTTCCTGTCGCCGGACAAAAGCGGTCATATGACCATCTACCAGACCAGCGGTAACCCGTACGGGCATATCATTATGCGCGGCGGGAAGAAGCCCAATTACCATGCAGAAGATATTGCGGCGGCCTGTGAAACGCTGGCCGAGTTCGACCTGCCGGAACACCTGGTGGTGGATTTCAGCCACGGCAACTGCCAGAAGCAGCATCGCCGCCAGCTGGACGTCTGCGATGAGATCTGTCAGCAGATCCGCAGCGGCTCGACTGCCGTTGCCGGGATTATGGCCGAAAGCTTCATCAAGGAAGGCACGCAGAAAATCATTGCCGGCCAGCAGATGGTGTACGGCCAGTCGATCACCGATCCGTGCCTGAGCTGGGAAGACAGCGAGCTGCTGCTGGAGAAGCTGGCAGCTGCGGTTGATTCTCGCTTCTGA
- the ppsR gene encoding posphoenolpyruvate synthetase regulatory kinase/phosphorylase PpsR produces the protein MDNAVDRHVFYISDGTAITAEVLGHAVMSQFPVSINSITLPFVENESRAKAVKDQIDAIYQQTGVRPLVFYSIVIPEIRHIILQSEGFCQDIVQALVAPLQSELKLDPTPIAHRTHGLNPGNLTKYDARIAAIDYTLAHDDGISLRNLDQAQVILLGVSRCGKTPTSLYLAMQFGIRAANYPFIADDMDNLVLPAALKPLQHKLFGLTINPERLAAIREERRENSRYASMRQCRMEVSEVEALYRKNQIPWLNSTNYSVEEIATKILDIMGLNRRMY, from the coding sequence ATGGATAATGCTGTCGATCGTCACGTTTTTTATATTTCTGATGGTACGGCGATCACCGCCGAGGTGCTGGGCCACGCGGTGATGTCGCAATTCCCCGTTTCGATCAACAGCATCACGCTGCCGTTTGTGGAAAATGAGAGTCGCGCCAAAGCGGTGAAGGATCAGATCGATGCCATCTACCAGCAGACCGGCGTGCGCCCGCTGGTGTTCTACTCCATCGTGATTCCCGAAATTCGCCACATCATTCTGCAAAGTGAGGGCTTCTGCCAGGATATCGTGCAGGCGCTGGTGGCTCCGCTCCAGAGCGAACTGAAGCTTGACCCGACGCCTATCGCGCACCGCACCCACGGGCTGAACCCCGGCAACCTGACCAAATACGATGCGCGTATCGCCGCCATCGACTACACCCTGGCGCACGACGACGGGATTTCGCTGCGCAATCTCGACCAGGCCCAGGTGATTTTGCTCGGGGTGTCGCGCTGCGGCAAAACGCCAACCAGCCTCTATCTGGCGATGCAGTTCGGCATCCGCGCCGCAAACTACCCGTTTATCGCTGATGACATGGATAACCTGGTGCTGCCCGCTGCTCTTAAGCCGCTGCAGCACAAGCTGTTCGGCCTGACGATTAACCCGGAACGCCTGGCGGCGATCCGCGAAGAGCGCCGCGAGAACAGCCGCTACGCCTCGATGCGCCAGTGCCGCATGGAGGTTTCCGAAGTAGAGGCGCTGTACCGCAAAAACCAGATCCCGTGGCTGAACAGCACCAACTATTCGGTTGAAGAGATCGCCACCAAAATTCTCGACATCATGGGACTTAACCGCCGAATGTACTAA